One segment of Setaria viridis chromosome 4, Setaria_viridis_v4.0, whole genome shotgun sequence DNA contains the following:
- the LOC117852786 gene encoding dirigent protein 15, with protein MRRWGSKPAAAGASWREKEGAVGEIGGVRSGREERRSHVSLTAAHVRSAAAAAAGMGDSGGSVVSVDVERISFGGKLCKAAASARLLLLVAVIVLLLPSADARRRPVHLRLYMHDIIGGPEQTAIHLIRNAGPPHKSLKGAYFGDTMAIDDLVTDGPGIDSGSVGRAQGTYMLSSQHEEVLVAAVTVTLTDGPYSGSTFVIAGRVGIYDDKSELAIVGGTGQLRRAAGYVLWRMAKVVSEVYIVVELIVDMSVPANAAAPSNGSSLAIE; from the exons ATGCGCAGGTGGGGAAGCAAgccagcggcggccggagcatcttggagagagaaagaaggggCGGTAGGTGAAATCGGAGGCGTCAGGagtgggagggaggagaggaggagccaCGTCAGCTTGACAGCAGCGCACGTGCggtcggctgcggcggcggcggcggggatgggcgACTCCGGCGGCTCCGTCGTGTCGGTGGACGTCGAGCGCATCTCCTTCGGAGGCAAG CTTTGCAAAGCCGCAGCATCTGCTAGACTGCTACTACTCGTCGCCGTCATCGTTCTCTTGCTTCCCTCCGCGGACGCCCGCCGACGCCCGGTGCACCTACGGTTATACATGCACGACATCATCGGCGGCCCGGAGCAGACGGCCATCCACCTCATCCGGAACGCCGGGCCGCCGCACAAGTCCCTGAAGGGCGCGTACTTCGGCGACACGATGGCCATCGACGACCTCGTCACCGATGGCCCCGGCATCGACTCCGGCTCCGTCGGCCGGGCGCAGGGCACCTACATGCTGTCCTCCCAGCACGAGGAGGTCCTCGTGGCCGCCGTCACCGTCACGCTCACCGACGGGCCGTACAGCGGCAGCACCTTCGTCATCGCCGGCCGCGTCGGGATCTACGACGACAAGTCGGAGCTTGCGATCGTCGGCGGGACGGGCCAactccggcgcgccgccggctaCGTGCTGTGGAGGATGGCCAAGGTGGTGTCCGAGGTGTATATTGTGGTGGAGCTGATCGTGGACATGTCTGTACCGGCGAATGCTGCTGCTCCTAGCAATGGGTCATCACTTGCGATCGAGTAG